TGCGCCCTCAGATCTGTAAGGGGCAGAATGGCATTGCCCTTGGGTTAAAGGGCTGCTTAAACCCAGCAGTTGGGAATGGACCAGATCAGActtcatttcccttctctccACTTGCAACTCCCTAGTTGCCCTAGGACACAGATTATGGTGTAATGCAGAACTGAGCACTCGTACCTCCAACTTCAGGGTGCTGaacagctctgaaaatcaagcaTGGAGGTAATGACATGAGCAGGCTCCCTAGCAAGGTTAtgtcagaagtgtgtgtgtgtggggggggggggggggaaggttggaAGAAGAGTTGCTGCAATAGCTCTCTACCTGCCCTGCACTATCCTAATAAGATGTAACCCTGGGAACTCTGGCTTTGATCTGGGGGGGTGAGTACTGCCAGGTGTGCAGTGATGTGCCCCAGGCAGAACCGTGAAGTCTCTCACCATGCACTTACAAGATTTAAAATCCCCATGAATCAATTACATGCTCCTATCCATGCTACAACTACCCAGGAATCTGGTACCTCACCCATAAATAAACCCTATGTTTATAAGCAAAACTGATTGATAGTAGCTAGCTACATTATCTGCAAAAGTCAGTTAGCAGAGGCATTAATCTGCTGCACACCTCTTGGCCTGGCAATCTAAGAGTAGATACACAAAGCCCCTTCATGCTTAATCCTAGCTTTAGTGACTGTCCAGGCTTGCAGACACTAGTTTCCCTTTTGCTTGATGTAACCACTTCTAaggaagtcaatagcaaaactctcagaGAAGTAGGGGTTTTATTTATAGAGCAACCAAACTGGGCTAGGTATGGCCCTGCTATAGAGTCATCTCAATGCCATCCTTTTAAATGGATAAGGGAGAGATAAATAGGCCATGTAATTGACTGGTATAGAGACCCCGACAGATCAAGCCCCATTTATTTTGGGTACTGTGCATACTGTCCCTGTGCCAAAGAACTTgcctaaacaaacaaaacaggcaCAGAGGGTGAATTGGCTTACCCAGGGTTTCTTGAGTTCCACCCTTAGACACTGCAGCCTCTCCACTACATACACTGTGACAtctgtattaattttattttttttacactatAGGTAGCCTTGAGGGATTCAAAGGAGGATGTTCCAGCATGAACAATGGCACAGCTCTGTGGGGTCAGGCCCTCACCTCTCTCATCCAGTTGAGAGCAGCTGACTagaaactgacaggtttcagagtagcagcgtgttagtctgtattcgcaaaaagaaaaggagtacttgtggcaccttagagactaacaaatttatttgagcataagctttcgtgagctacagcttccgattaagtgagctgtagctcacgaaaacttatgcttaaataaatttgttagtctctaaggtgccacaagtactccttttctttttgtgactagaAACTGAGGCTGAGCTAGTCTATGTAATGATTTTCCAAGGCTTTTATAGCCTACCAGTGCTAAAGGACTGCCTATTGATCACCCTTTAAAACAGAATGAAGGCAGGAACCAGTTTGAGGCTAAAATTCAATctttatctggtttcagagtagctgccgtgttagtctgtatcagcaaaaagaaaaggagcacttgtggcaccttagagactaacaaatctatttgagcataagctttcttcatCTGCTCTTTCAGCCTTGTCCGGTTTTGCCTAGCTATCAAGCTGCCTACAATATAAACCATCTTTCAGCTTGCAGATCTATGCATTCTGTCTCCATGAATGGCAGTGTATTAACGATGGGAGCTCAGCTTACTTTTGGGTCTGCTAGTCTTGGTCTGTCACCCTATTAATATATACTTACTTGCAGAAACTCCGTTTCCAAACGTGTTTGGGGGATAGAGGATGATCTAAACCCATGTCTCTTAGCTTGTCCCTTAAAGCGTGGTGATGCCACAGAGCTAGTGTATAAAAGTCTAACTCCTGCTTTCCTTTCTGACTGAAGAAGTTGCTGTTGAAATGGTTGTTGTGATACAAATGGAAGATTATGACATAAGAGGTGCAGGGGAAAGAAACAGCAGGAGGCAGCTATTTATGAAGATCTAAGTGGCCAGGCAACTATCCTCAGCAGTAAAAGCCACAGGAAGAGCATATATACATATAGCTATGTAACTAAACAGGGGAATTGTTTCACTAGAGGATGTTTTTTGTAAGGTGGCAGTGCTTGTGTTTCCTGCTTCCGAGGGCTTGTCAGTGAGGTCAGGGTTATCAAAGTGGTTTTGGAAATGCTTTTGCAAGGGCTTCTCTGATTCTTTTCCCTTGCAGATACAGTCAACCGACCAGTGAAGTGCACATGCTTCTTACAAGGTTCTTCTGGTATGGCTTATCGCCTTGGCTAACCAAGAACTTTATGCGTTATGCCATACCGAAGCAACATGTATAGATTCTTATTAGGTTCCTTGGATAAGGCTTGGTAATTGTGTCTCTTAGTGATTACATGCTGGAGAAAAGAATTTTGTGTCACCCTGGGGAAAACATTACTCACTACTCAGGACTGTGAACTCCTGGGGTGTTTTCCTTTAGCGAGCGAGGGGATGTTTTTTATACATAGTCATTTCTTCCTAACGCTAATTAGTGTTGAGCTAGAACTGGGAATTTATTTCTAGCCATTTATAGGTTGGGGGTAATATATCTTTCCACTGACTCTAGTCCCACTGAATCACTGGCCACTGGAAGAATGCGTGTCCTTAATCAAAAGTAGTCATGCACAGTGCACTGGTTCTGGCAgaggtctgggagtcaggagatgttGACGCTATACTGTGTGctaccactgactcactgtgaccATGCACAAGTTCACAATCACTGTACTGCTTCTCTCGGCTGTAGATTAGAGAGAACGATACGCACCATGGTAAAGTGGCCGTGAGCTCCTTAGAAGAAAGAGGCTATGGAAGGGCAATGTGTTATTACCATCATTGCATGAGTTTGTCAGTGAACCACGACATGGATTCAGTGCTACATATAGTATATTTATTcatcaaatatatttgcatttcaaatAAGGCTCTCATCTTCCCAGATGGGGGAGTCCCTCTTGTTCCAGTCTCTGCTTTCTCACTTTATACCTAGCTGGGACTTCTGACCCTGGTCACTGGTCAGTGAACAGGTGCTCTTCACATAATGCTGCTGGGACTTCCTCAGCGTACACACAATACAGAATCCAAGTGAATTCCTTTTTTCTTTGGCCATTGGGTAAGTCGATTTCTCAGCTCTACCTGGTATGTGTGTCCGTATTTTGGGTGCCGGTGACTAGGATCCACCCTCATTTGGATTTTTTAGGggatttttccatatccttctggAAGGCCCAAGAATTCCCATTTGTCTTAGCTTCACCTTCCTcaactatctttgagacaccatgTCATGGGTTTAATCCTCAGCCATCTAGCCTTAACTCAACTTCCCAGTCAATGCCACACTTCATTTGATTGGGAGAAGAAGGCTAATTGGGCCCAGGCTTATCTGATTTTTCGTCCTTCTTCACTAAACTTCGCTCAACTTTCACTAGTGATATAGACAGACACCAGCAGCAAGATGTGTGCTCTGTAATCAGCTTGGGAACAAGGAAGTCACCTCACTGATCAGCTTACGGATGCAAGCTATCAAAACAGATTAGTGATGTCCTTGGTAAAGGAGATTGTTTCTTCTTTTGGGATTTAGCTCCTGCATTAATTGATCATCATCCTCCTTACTTTTCAATGTTTCCCAACCACCTGGAATATTATTGGGTGTCATCAGATGGCGCAGTTACAGATGGCCTTACAAGCTCTAGTTAACAGAAAGTATAGCTTGTTATACTGCAGAGAAAAGTTTATCGTTAGTGATGGTACAATTCATTTTAGCAGCTGTGTGTAGCACCAGTGAAGGTGCAGAGCTGTTGGCTACAGGTTAAACTCATGCAAACAAACTAAGCTATCATATGGTGTCAACGCATTACATGCCCCCTTTGGGAAAAGTCTATTGTCAAGCAGCAGATAAAGAATGTTTTGACTGGGATTTTGTCATTGAAATGGGTTGTAAGTATTCTTTGTGCTCAGAGGAAGAGTTCCATGTTCTGAAGGAAGTGGTGTTTCTGTTTTTTTGCAAAGTGGCTGCTAAACTACATTATATAGTTGCTAGACATGGCATTGTGCTCTGGCTGGCCCCCTACCGCCCATAATTCCCAAGAAGGTGGCAAACTGGTGGCGAGAGGAATGGGGCCATATCATATGCTATTATAGCTATTCCAACTTTCATTGCAATGCATGGCCATCACTGGGGAGATTGCTGTATTTTACAGCCACACCCAGTGTGCCTAAATTACACTGGGAGCCTTAAGGTCCCTATAGCAGCCACATTTACATTCCCTCCATCTTCACCTTCCGTGCTACACCTTCTGCATGCACAGAACAGGCGCTGCCCTCCAGGTGTTTTACGCCTATCATGCTGGCCCTGTTGTTTTAGTTGTTTATTTTGCCTGTATTTTACATtggaaattcaggtcttgtctacccttttttcctgaaaaattatATGGATGACTAGAAAATGGGCAGGTTAGTGATCTCACCCATACTAAGCAAGTCAATCCTGATTGAGGGGACTGTGTGATtgttatttagattttaaaatacgcttttggtttggttttgataACTTCTATTTAATTCCAGCACCTGCCAAACAGTGAACATAAAACATGTCTTGTAAAAGATGCTACACTCTCTGCCATCAAACAATCAAGGGTTGAAAGAGCTCTCACTCCATAGCTCTGGGCCCTCCAAGGGACACTGCTAGCAAAACAGGTATGACAAGACTTAAGGCTCCTGATATTTCTAAGTTTAAAAATATGCGCACCCCTCAACCCAGTCTTTTAATGCCTTGTTCATGACTTCAGAATGAAACAGAGCAACTACTCATTTTTGTCTTTTCTAGGTCATCTTTAAGGAACCCTTTATatgaaaacaaaatctaaaatcATACATGTCGCTACAGAAAATCCATCAATTTGGTGGTTTCTGTACTTGAGATTCTGCCATCAGTACCCAGCAATGCAAATGAGGTAACTTGCACTCACCATCTGTTTGAAACTGTAATATAACATTCCTGGGTGAGTTATCAGCAGTGGGGATTGAACCCTATAACTCTGAATCTTAAAGCGTAAGCTGCTGCACCTTGTGCTAAAGAGGTGTTTCTGTTAGCTGATGCTATAGAATATAAGAagagccatactgggtcagaccaatggtccatctagctcagtatcctgccttctgacagtgccaatgccaggtggctcagaaagaatgaacagaataaggcaattttgagtgatctatcccTATCATCCAATTCCAGATTGTAGCAGTTGGAAGTTTAGGAACACCAGAGGGCATGCGTCCCTgatcattttggctaatagctGGTGATAGagatgaacttatctaattcttttctgaatccagttatactttggccttcacaacatcccctggcaatgagttccacaggttgacagtgcactgtgtaaagaaatgcttccttatctttgttttaaacctgctgcctgtcaatttcactgggtgaccccttagttcttgtgttatgtgacgaGGTAAAgagcacttccctattcactttctccacatcattcatgattttatagacctccatcatattcccctcccccttagtcatcttttgatttctaaactgaacagctccaatctttttaaatctctcctcatatggaagctgttccatacctttaatcatttttgttgcccttctctgtaccgtttccaattctaatatatcttttttgagatggggcaaccacaacAGCACATGGTATTCAAGACTTATCAACCTCTGCATGTGGCCTAGTCACCACAAGAAGGGGACAAAATGCCACACCAAGTGGGCATGGGTTACAAAAGTAGGGTGAGCTCTACCTTAGCTTTCTTTGTTTACACTTGAGATTTGCTTCAGTGCAGCTGCTATGCTTGCTGGATCAGGGATAATTCCAAATATTGGCAAGGCCTTTGCATTCCCTCCTCAAAATGGATCCTAATGGAAGCCATCGAATGAACAAATTCCTCTGGGAAAACAAAACTGCAATGCCCTGCAAAGCTAGATGTGTTAATAGTCAAACTTCATTTGAATACACCAATCAGAACAGCAAGGTGACTCATAGGCGGAGCCAGAATTTTGCTGGAGGGATCAGTAACTGCTGCCAAGGGTCATTTTCGATGACTTCTCAGGGGGTTGATTGACATTTGCAGCACTGAGTTGTGGTTTTGAATTATGCTAGGAGTTTGTGAGCAACCTCTCGGTCTGTTTGGAGCTAAAGTCTATGATGGAGTATCACTTGTGGAACAAAGTAAAGCGAGTTGCTGTCTTGCTCAAGCAAATCACATCAGAATGGATCTGTTGCTGTGGATGGGAGATGTGGGCTTTGGGGCTCGCTTTTCAGTAGCCCATGCTGTGTTACCTGACACCATttaagatatatttaaaaaaaatttcactgcCCCCCTTGCAATGTTTCTGGGCACAGATACAGTGAAATTTGTGTTTTTGTGATTGTCATTCACTAtatatttgcacagtgcctaACTCAATGAGGCAATGAAGTGACTGCCTCTTAGCAGTATCACAACAtacatgtttaataataataatacatttcgCTAAATACACAATAAGAAGGTTCTCTTACATGCATTGACCCATGAGGATGGATTCTTGTCTAGGTTTTACTGctcaaaaattgttttaaacaatATAGAGGTAAATCTAAAGAAACTTAACCCTACAATCAGCTGTATGCCGTCTGTATACCCCATTTTCAGCTTATTGAGCAAAACTTGACTAAACAGATCGGTTTAATTTTTCCTATATGtctatttttatttcacttgatATTGAATGCATTCCCGTTCATAATatcattttttgtgtgtaatgCGATAACACATAGAGGCCACTGATGGGATCTGGGCCTCATTGTGGCTTGGCATCACACAATATAAGGCCACGACCCTGCTGCTTGATCCACACAAACAAAAGAGTCCATCTGCACGATCCGACTGCAGGattgaggcttaattaattaataaatgtcTGAAGTGTTGTACTCTGTTTGTAACAGGGTACAATAAATGCTTTCAATGAGGGAGTAGTGTGTGATAGCGGATAGACAGGCCTTCAGGCAAAGTCCTATACAATTTAATAGGGCTGAAACCAATATGAAGCTGCAGAAATTTCACAGGGTTCTATAGACACGAAGCTGAAACCAGAGTTACCAACTCTTATGAGTTTATCGTGAATCTCACCATATTTTCTGCTTGTCCTAaagtcccagctcttggagtcatgggATTATGCAACAacccctggctttcatttaaaaaaaaagagtaaattatTAGCTGCGATAAATGCTTGAAAACGTGATTCCCTAATGGCTCAGAAACTGGAAGGGAAGTTAAAAGACCCCCTCTCCCAGGTATTACTTTAATAACATCTCTTGCTTTCTAAACCAagtttatggggtttttttggcacCTGACTCATGttgcttggggttggcaacagTGAAAACCCTATGACTGTAGTATGGAATGATGAGATCTTTTCTAGAGGGAGGTTTTGTTGGCCCAGGCTATCAGGACCTATGGCAGAGAGTCTAGAGACGATTCTCCGTCTAATCTCATACCATGGCTCAAAGAACGCTTGGAAGAATTGCCAtaagggatcagagtagcagccgtgttagtctgtattctcaaaaagaaaaggagtacttgtggcaccttagagactaacaaatttattagagcataagctttcgtgagctacagctcacttcatcggatgcatccgatgaagtgagctgtagctcacgaaagcttatgctctaataaattttttagtctctaaggtgccacaagtactccttttctttttgcataaggGATCAGGGATTGCCTAGTGCCACTCCCAACATGACGGCTAGGAAGGGGGCGAGAGTCACTGCCACACTCAAGATGGCGGCACGAATGAGCGGCTGTGCCACTCCCAACATGGCGGCAAAAGGACAGCGCCGAGAAGCCGCTGCCACTCCCAAGATGAAGgcgagggggcggggccggcccAGGAGACAGAGCGGAAGTGAGGTCAGAGGTGCGCCGGAAGCGTGGGCGTGATCCTGAAGCCGGAGAAGCGGCTTGTTTAAGCGGCTCGGGAGGGCGGCCCGGGCTCCGGAGGCGGCTGTTGGGAGACCATGTTCGCCCCGGGACAGgtaaagctgggggggaggggcagcggcagcggcCCGGCCCCATAGcaaccccccgcccctccctctctaccccactccgccccctcccgcctgcaTCCCTCCACACAAAGCCTCTTCCTTAGGGGCCCGGCCGGCCCAGCTTCCCCGTATAttccgccccgcccccgccgcaaGGCCCTGTCCTGAGTGGGCCAGGGAGGCTGAGCTCTCCTAGCCCCCACTCTCGGGCGGGGGCGCCGCACCGATGCCCCCTTGCTCTGGCGGGGGCCCTCGAGGGCAGGCTGCCGCCTTTCTCAGCGGTACAATCACCATTCCCCGCCTTTCACTTCGTGGAATCCCCTTCCTCGCAGGCTTTTAAGAATCGGCGGAACAAACCTCTGTCCGGGATGGTCCGGGTTTATTTGGGcctgtctcagggcagggggctggactctTCTCTTGCGAGCCCctgcagccctacatttctatgattctaacctcACGCTCCCCTGCTCCCGAGTTGTTTTGATCCCATTGGTGGTGTTTTGGCTTCGTTTTCTTTCGAGACCCAAGGACTGTTGTCATAGTTGTTCTTGATTAGAACAAAGGAAAGCACTATGGAAGGGATTAGAATGTCAAAATGAACGGAAAGTAACCTTAGatcaaggtaggctaattctggGGCCTGCTAGGCGATCCTTTCACTTCCATGTTTGGCGATCAGTGCCCGCCTATGAGTTGTTTAGTTAAACTGGAAGGGGAGTTGTCTAGGTTCTTACTCATGGATGAATTCTTTCTGAGTTAGTAGGAATGTATAAATTGTGGTTTTTGCTTCATGCATCTTTCATTATCCATGAGAACTGCATAATCACGTATCACTGAAATGATAGTTAAAGGAGCGGTTCAGCTCTTTCAGTGCTCTAGCTGTAGTGCAGTGTGTTGGTGGGATATTTGGCCATGTCTGTGCTGGGTATTTATTTTCTGTACTGGCTTAAAATGTTTTCTCCGTAGTTTAGAAAATGCATGTCTAGACTCTTAAAACAGAGTCTGACCATAGGACCAAACTCATATATCATATATGTTTAGGATACTGCATGGCTTTCAGTCAGTTCAGCAAACTCAATTTGAGCTCTTTTAAAGACAGgaggagaaatcctggccctcatcaaaatcagtggcaaaactcccattgatttcaatgggacagaATTTCCTTGAGGGTCTTTAATAATCTAGTTTGGTTCTTATCTCTGTGTAGGCATGCTGTAAATGCCCTGCACTTATGCCTGGGTGGAGAGGGAGAATGCAGTATCACTTTGCTACAGAATCATTCCCAGTGGCTGCTGCAGTGTTGATGAGCTCTGGGATTAATAGTCTGTTACCTGGGAATTCTTGCCATGACATGTGATCTCAAGGGAGAGAGGAtacaaaggaaaaacagaggTGAAATATGGCTTTGTACTAACCATAGAGGGAATATGGCTTTGCAATTTCTGTAGTTTCAAATGATGTAAACAGCTGATGTAAAATGTACAAATAAACTGAAGGCAGATGTTGTTATAAAGGATGAGACTAAGTAGAGGTTCTTACTTAGGTCACATGTCTTGAGGGTCGGGGGAATAGAGGTGATAGGTTGCATTTCTGAAGTAGGGGGAAATCACTTTCCCAATTCCAAAGCAGGTCTTGGGCAGTACTGGGAATTAACTAGTTTAGTAACAACACCATAGCAATAAACTACAAAAGCAGAATAAGCATAAAGGGGTTTTATTCTGTTTCTAAATCAGCATTTAGAAGGAGTCTGATGAATTGGCAAAACAAGGAGAAGACACTGCAGTATTGGCAAGGCAAGAGTGCAAAATCTGATCTAGAGGAAAGTTTGACTCTGTAGACAGTAGTAGCCAATGGCTGAATACGTGAGGCTTCATCCATTTCCACCTTGGCTTATTTTATAAATCCTGTTCTTTCCAGGTCTGTTTTTTCTCCTCTGTCTCTCATTAACTCCATGAGGCTTCTGAGCTGACTTGCTGCTCTTTCCTTTCAGGAGATGCTGAGTGCAGAGATTGGGGAGGACAGTAATGGCATCAACCTGATGGAGTTCTCAGATGAGATCCTTTTGCACATCCTGAGCTATGTTCCTTGCACAGACCTTGTTCTGAATGTGAGGAGAACCTGCAGGAAGCTTGCAACTCTTTGTCTTGACAAGAGTTTAACCCACACGGTGCTACTTCATAAAGAATATCAGGTGCGTGAGAGGCTGGTTTTATGCCCAGATGGGGCATGGGGATTGTGGCAGGCTGCCAGAGGGGGCTGCTTCTGAGAATATGAAGGCAGACTGATTTCTCCAAGTACAAAACAAATCATAAACATAGTTATATCCTTCAAGCCCTGActtggagggaaggggtggggggggggatttcttaAGAATTAGAACAGTTAGTATGGCTACTCCAGAGACCTGTGTCACTTAGTTTAGGATGTAGTCCAGAAAGCCAATGTTACAACCACTTCGGGTTTTCCatattgctgttttaaaaaaaattcttaactaGAATGTACAGTAGAACTATTTCAGAATGTCACAGAATTCCAAATCACttaactatattttaaaacaacttatTGTATGTAATATCCCGCAGGTGATAAACTAAAGGGATAGTAACAACTTGAAAAcaagtagctttaaaaaaagttaaatgtagCTTTGATCATTTTTCTTCCCAGGATGATAATAAGATGTCATTACAATGTTTCTTATTTCTTTAGAATTTGTTTCTCTTCATGTTAGTGAAGCACCCACGTGAACAGGGggaaatgactacacaaagtaaactaaaaCCGACAAATGTATTTTCCTGTCTCTTGGTTATAGAAAATTTTAAGTGTTGTAATGATATTAGGTAGTAAAAAACTTCCAGGTAGAAGTGTGACTTTTAAGTTGACTGTGTCTCTAAGTGTAGGAAAGGGAGAAAGCTTATTTCATCTAATGTGGAATGGGCTGGAAAGTGGATGAAGCAGAGAGAAGAAGCAGTTGTTCCTCTGTCAACTTGAGCTGTTCCACAGATGCATAATTCTGAAGACATAGGGCCTGAAGCTGAGAAATGGTGAATGCCCTCAATTCCTGTCAGTCATTGTCACTTAGCACCTGTTAGGGTCAGTCAGTAATGCAAACTCAAACTAGAAACTAAGTGAAATGTAATCTTCAAGATCCTAAGTCTGAAGGGTAAAACAAACTACCAGCAGTTACAACAATAAGatacttaatatttatattgtgcaTTTCATCCAAGGGTCTCAAAACACTCTAatagagggtgtgtgtgtcattatccccattgtgagatgggaaactgaggcacagagaagtgaggCAGTATAATTAAGCATCCTCTTCAATGTTACTAaagcagtttgtgttttaaatatagGTCAACAAGGACAAAGTGAAGCAGCTAATGAGGGGGATTGGAAAAGAGATCCACCAGCTGAACATGGCTGGCTGCTACTGGCTGCCCAGTTCCACCATTGACCATGTAATACGATGCAAGGACCTGGTGAAGCTGAACTTGTCTGGCTGCCATCTCACCTCCCTCCGCCTCTCCAAGATGCTCTCTGCTCTCCAGCACTTGCGATCACTGGCAATTGATGTAAACCCTGGTTTTGATGCCAGCCAGTTGAGCAGTGAATGTAAAGCCACACTTAGTCATGTACTGGAGCTCAAGCAGACCCTTTACACACCATCATATGGGGTGGTTCCGTGCTGCACCAGCCTTGAGAAATTGCTGCTCTATTTTGAGATCCTAGACCGATCCCGAGAAGGCTTCATTTTGTCTGGCCAGCTGATGGTGGGTGAAAGTAACGTCCCCCACTACCAGAAACTTCGTATCTTTTATGCTAGGTTGGCCCCTGGCTATGTCAATCAGGAGGTGGTGAGGCTGTATCTGGCAGTGCTAAGTGACCGGACCCCAGAGAATCTTCATGCCTTCCTCATTTCTGCCCCTGGCAGTTTTGCAGAGAGTGGAACCACTAAAAACCTTTTGGACTCCATGGCTCGAAATGTATGTTTGGATGCTTTGCAGTTGCCCAAATCCTGGATTAATGGATCTGGCCTCCTTCAGCACTTGAAGTTCAACAACCCTTTCTACTTCAGCTTTAGCCGCTGCACCTTATCTGGTGGCCACCTTATCCTGCGGGTTATTAATGGTGGGAAGGACCTCAAAAGCTTGACCAGTTTGAATCTCAGTGGCTGCATTCACTGTTTGTCTTCTGACGCTTTGTTTCGGAAGGCAGAAGATGATATTGACAGCAGCATTCTGGAGAGTCTGGTTGTTTCCTGCTGCAATTTGAAACATCTGAATCTTTCTGCTGCTCACCATCACAGCTCGGAAAGCCTAGGGAAGCATTTGTGCCAGCTCCTGGCACGGCTAAGGCACCTGCTGTCTTTGGCGCTGCCAGTTTGCTCCATCACAGATGTTCCTACAATCACAGACAAGCCACCTGTGCAGTCTGTGACTAATGTGGTGTCCCCAGGCCTTGGAAAGAAAATCCGGATTGGGGTGCCAACATATGCCAGGAACTTCTTGGAACAGTCAAATCAGAAGTCTCAATCCTCTGTGTTTTGGACTCTATTGGAGAACCTCCCATTTTTGAAAAACTTGGAGTTAATTGGGTCCAGCTTTTCCTCTGCCATGCCCCGGAATGAGCCAGCAATTCGGAACTCTCTGCCCCCTTGCAGCCGGGCACAGAGTGTTGGGGATTCAGAGGTGGCTTCCATTGGCCAGTTGAACTTTTTGCAGAACCTCACTTTAGCACAGATGCCTAATATCCTGACTGGTTCTGGGCTTGTTAGCATTGGATTGCAGTGCCAGCATCTGCGGACTCTCTCGTTAGCCAATCTGGGCATGATGGGAAAAGTGGTCTATATGTCTGCCCTCATGGACATGCTGAAGCACTGCAAGTGCTTGAGGGATCTCAGGTGAG
Above is a window of Dermochelys coriacea isolate rDerCor1 chromosome 10, rDerCor1.pri.v4, whole genome shotgun sequence DNA encoding:
- the FBXL18 gene encoding F-box/LRR-repeat protein 18 isoform X3 is translated as MLSAEIGEDSNGINLMEFSDEILLHILSYVPCTDLVLNVRRTCRKLATLCLDKSLTHTVLLHKEYQVNKDKVKQLMRGIGKEIHQLNMAGCYWLPSSTIDHVIRCKDLVKLNLSGCHLTSLRLSKMLSALQHLRSLAIDVNPGFDASQLSSECKATLSHVLELKQTLYTPSYGVVPCCTSLEKLLLYFEILDRSREGFILSGQLMVGESNVPHYQKLRIFYARLAPGYVNQEVVRLYLAVLSDRTPENLHAFLISAPGSFAESGTTKNLLDSMARNVCLDALQLPKSWINGSGLLQHLKFNNPFYFSFSRCTLSGGHLILRVINGGKDLKSLTSLNLSGCIHCLSSDALFRKAEDDIDSSILESLVVSCCNLKHLNLSAAHHHSSESLGKHLCQLLARLRHLLSLALPVCSITDVPTITDKPPVQSVTNVVSPGLGKKIRIGVPTYARNFLEQSNQKSQSSVFWTLLENLPFLKNLELIGSSFSSAMPRNEPAIRNSLPPCSRAQSVGDSEVASIGQLNFLQNLTLAQMPNILTGSGLVSIGLQCQHLRTLSLANLGMMGKVVYMSALMDMLKHCKCLRDLRLEQPYFSANTQFFQALSHCSSLQRLCIISRSGTLQSDAVMSFMANCLEVIMCHMFMGESLTVCKNLQQSIVRSFQADRPALNVIIFPLLHEDLTEVIRDVPMMHLDEITLFKSRVAEEPPNLWW
- the FBXL18 gene encoding F-box/LRR-repeat protein 18 isoform X5; its protein translation is MRGIGKEIHQLNMAGCYWLPSSTIDHVIRCKDLVKLNLSGCHLTSLRLSKMLSALQHLRSLAIDVNPGFDASQLSSECKATLSHVLELKQTLYTPSYGVVPCCTSLEKLLLYFEILDRSREGFILSGQLMVGESNVPHYQKLRIFYARLAPGYVNQEVVRLYLAVLSDRTPENLHAFLISAPGSFAESGTTKNLLDSMARNVCLDALQLPKSWINGSGLLQHLKFNNPFYFSFSRCTLSGGHLILRVINGGKDLKSLTSLNLSGCIHCLSSDALFRKAEDDIDSSILESLVVSCCNLKHLNLSAAHHHSSESLGKHLCQLLARLRHLLSLALPVCSITDVPTITDKPPVQSVTNVVSPGLGKKIRIGVPTYARNFLEQSNQKSQSSVFWTLLENLPFLKNLELIGSSFSSAMPRNEPAIRNSLPPCSRAQSVGDSEVASIGQLNFLQNLTLAQMPNILTGSGLVSIGLQCQHLRTLSLANLGMMGKVVYMSALMDMLKHCKCLRDLRLEQPYFSANTQFFQALSHCSSLQRLCIISRSGTLQSDAVMSFMANCLEVIMCHMFMGESLTVCKNLQQSIVRSFQADRPALNVIIFPLLHEDLTEVIRDVPMMHLDEITLFKSRVAEEPPNLWW